The DNA window CACTCGACATCAAGCACATGCTACCACGTTTTAATTTAACcattttttaagtttgaaaCTTCGATTTCTGAGGTTATGAATTGTCGGGAATGATGTAAAAAGGTCTAACAAACATTTCAATGTGATCATATGTGCGCTatgcaatttatttatatttttaaatattttatgaaaatatgacgaattaaaaaaagatctcCAGAACAGTGCGGCATGGGTGTTTTTGGCTGGGGTGATTGTGACTTGAATTCATTTCTTACCGAATGAACTGAAGGAATGCGTGTGTATTGACAGTCTAGGCTTTGTCCAAACTTAAAGaatctattttaaaattattgacaTTGTTTCACCAGCCTAGAGTTGAGTTCAATTCGTAATAACATTGCGACGGATTCCTGGGAGATATTTATGCGATTCGGggatttttcattattattattttttattgaaataagaTATTAATTTGTTAAATTGTGCTTCttgatgtttttaatgaataatttagcTATATTGAAACTGGGCGCCACATGTTGCATATAGGCTTCAGTTGGGTAATTCTAACTGTAGTCGTTTGTTTCTTTCTGCAGGTTTGTGAGGAACAGAAATGCGAAGAAGAGGTTTTTCCTTTGGCAATGAACTACTTGGACAGATTTTTAGCTGTGGTACGCACCAGGAAGAGCAATCTGCAGCTACTTGGAGCAGTTTGCATGTTTCTTGCATCTAAATTAAAAGAGACGCGtccattaacagcagaaaaactTTGCATCTACACTGATAATTCCATCAAACCACAGGAGCTGCTGGTAAGCAACATATGGTTTCCGGGGGTAAATTGCTCATTTACAGTGTATTTGGGTTCACTACATGTACTGTCAAACCTGGCCGTATTTAACAATTTGCAGCTATTATGCAGGTGTTTTCGTCAATGCAATGGGactgtattatttaattaatataattatgtaGGCCAGTATAATGCCTAATAGTTGTACATGGGTCTTTGTTAGCTTGTTCACTGGAGGATATTTTCAAGCATCGCCACGTCCTTTTAACGCACATGTATTTCTAGGACTGTATTCATTGTATCGTGGCAAGTCCTCATAACCTCTATTCTAATCGAAAATAATACGCCTAGAGAATGCAAAATCGAAAAAATAGGATTTTAGTGAGATGATAGCTACTATTATATAGCTACTGtaacatgaaaatattgaagAACGTCATATCGAAGATGAATGTTATACTAAATTAAGACTACAATCACGAGCCAAAGCTATGTACAGTAACAAGGTATTACAGTTGCCCCTGTCTGTAATCCGGTCTCTATCGCCACCTAGTGGCAAATATTTGCTGCTGAGCAATGACTTCAGTGTTGAGTAGCGGCCAGGAGCTGGATCTCAGCCATGCATAGGTGGACCAAAGAGTGGAGGAACGACTGGCTTCAGGTCACAGCTGTGTTCCACATTCAATCTCTGAGACACAAAGATAAGTCAAAGGCGCGTGCTTAGTACGTTACAATATTAATCAGGCTATACCTTACTTTGACCTGCAGCAGGGCCCCAAAGCTGAAGGTTTGAAAATGTTGTTCACCTGGTCTTTAAGTTAAAGCTCATCACACCATGTATTATACCTCCTCCAATCGGACAGGTAGTTGCTCTTGGTGAGTGTGCTCCTGATAGGACATGCAGCCAGTTTGATTCTTCTTGGGTGGGGCAACTGGCGGGTTAGTCTTCAGCAAATtcctgatatatatatatatatatatatatatatatatatacatatatatatatatatacatatatatatcttGTTCTTGTTGAAATGAAGAATGATGCCTGTCAGTTTTTTGTTTGCACAGTACAGTCTGCAGACTGTGAATTAACCAGATCCCATGTGTGCTGCCATTGCAACAACAACCTTTCCACTGGCGTCAACAACAACCACCTGAACAATAATCCTGAATCCTCCAATTTGGCACGGGGGAGCTGAAGTCAAACAGCTATATTTCCCTTGAACCAAGCAAATCTCAGTTTCAATTCTCTGAGTGCTCCATATTTGCAATGGCATTTTGCAGAAAGATCATAACACATTATGccaaacattttttcacatttagatCTGCTCACCTTCTTCTCTTGGCATAGGCACTTCatgatatttttctttatgtgaaaaataaatcgTAGATCCTTACAAtccatgaaatgaaaataaatgccttgTTTCATATGCTCTGTGCATCCCCCTGTGTTGTAGATATTTTGATTTTGCAGTATGGTACTGCTTTGGTTATGATCATTTTACAAGTGAGGTTAAATATGGCCTGTGATATCTTTTCACAAACTCTCACTGAATAACAGCGCTCCATGAGATGTTTCATGACTTGCCAGTGTCTGAGAATTACACATTCACTTCCTTGTTTTGGGTGAATTTGCACAGAGATTTGTGAAATTACCATTGGAATAGCTGCACGTAGTGCTTAGCATGAAGTGGTACATATCAGCAGCTGGCTGGGTGTAATACAGACTAGAGCTGCATATTAGTGTGACTTTGTCCAGACCAAACTGTTAGTGTGGCCTGGTCTTGTCCTCGCTGCTTTTGTGACCTGGTCAAGCACACCATTTGTGTGTCCCTCCCTGCCCCAACGTAAGACCCCCCTCAGCCTTCCCactacccctccaccccaaGGCAGGTTATGAATAAATCAGCCCTGGGATGTTTGGAAATTAAATTAGCTATTTTCTCACACCAGATACGCATTTCCTCTTCAGCATcgcataaacattttttaataaacaccTGATCCCACCCATGTTGTAAGAGTGGCTTAAGTGTTATTGACCTGAAGGTGAAATCTGGCTTTACATAATGCATGGTCTGGTCATCCTTCTTTCAGCTGCAGGGCAATGAGTGAGTACTGCAAGCTGTCAGACGCTGTCTTTCTGTTTgagtgtgctgtggggtgcGATTAGCCCGGGAAccttatgtgtgcgtgtttcagAGGGCTAGGGTGCAGGtggcaacacccccccccccccccaaaaaaaaacgaaaaaaaaaaactctatcCATTAAACCCCTGCTGTGTTCGGGTCATGACATGAGTACATCGTTGGGATTTGTGGGGATTTCTGCGGGCCCCTCCCTCAGTCTGCttcctgcacatgctcacttAAGAGACTTTTCTCAgctttaaaaatccatttaaacctgGTCTGCGCTGTCGGGTGGAGGCTGGGGTGAAACCCGAGCAAAGAACCGTGTGAGTGAAGGGAGTGAAACGCGCTCGTCGACTCGAGTCAAAAGTGGTCTGGGCAGTCTCCGACTCAAAACGGCAGTTGTGGGTGGAAGGGGGTTGTCCCTTGAGTTGAGGGAGAATTTCTGGGGTGTTCATTATGTCTCTATATGGCTTTCCTTTGgttgacagaaagaaaaaaaaaaaaggaaactggtGATCAGCTGAATTAGTCACAtcggtttttttctctctacccATTTCTGGTGACAGTTTCTTGTAAAAGCCACCACAGTGATGAAGAAGGTGCAAGCGGAGGCTTTTTGCAGCAGAGGGTAACTGGAAGGAAGTGGGCTGCCTGTGTTCACCAAGGGTGTGTTGCAAGGGCTGCCGCTGGGCTGTGGCCCAAATGAAGGGCAGCACTCCGGACAGGCCACGGTCACATGACCGCTGCCTGGGTGGGACCTGCCAATTAGAGAGCAGACAAGATTAAGGAAGATACAGGATTGGCCAGAGGttgaggggaggtgaggggacgggggggggaagaggaatGTCTGGAATTGCTCAGTCGTAGATTAATTAAATTTAGCTGATCTATAACTCATTATTACAGTGGCATTTGTAGGTCTTCCTATAGGCTTTCAGAATACCGATTCCTCGAAATGTAACATTAGTTCAAACCAAGATCACTACTGTTGCTTATTAGAGTGATTGCTTTTGTAAGAGAACACTGTAAATTCAGTGTGTTTAATCCATTAACTGGCAGTTGTTCCTCACTTGGCAGTTGCTTGTTGCTTTGTCTTTATTTCGCAGTTTTCCATTACTTTGGTGGTCACTCGTTATTGGCTGTTGTCAGTTACCTGGTGGTTACACATTACTGGGTAGTTTTCCATTAGTTATTtctttcccagttttttttggtgaatgCTCTTGGCCAGAGAAACTATTCAAGAGTTTCCCATATACTAGGAAGTTGCATATTATTTTGTAGTTTCAGAGTAGCTGTAGTTCACACACccattttgtggttttgttgAGATGAAACATTTCCCTTAATGTTCAAACCCATGTCAGTGGCTAACTGACGATTCTACCGTCAGCAGTGGTGTTAGGAAAGATCCCTTTCAGCCATGAAAGAAGAGCAGGAAAGTGACCATTTAACGATAATTTCATCACCAGAAAGGTGGTTGTGAGGATTCAGTGGAGCTGCAGTGGGGAATGGAGAGCCCGCGATGCTCAGTCATTGCACGCTGGCCTATCATGGACGCCATGGTCCGCGTAATTCAGCCGAGATGTGAAAGTATGGAAGTTTTGGCGAGCAGTGGTTAGGTGTGCTGAGAATCCAGATCTCACGGCTCACCTGGAGCAGCCCTGGAATGAACACTCTATGCTCTGTACGCAGACTattccaccaccacccctctgCCTCCACATCATCAGGAATAATGTGCCTAAATATGAGGAGCACCATCTTGTTAAGCTGGATATTACACAGATTGTGCTCTTGGTGTTTGTATAATTGTGTGCAGACAGTAATTtcttttggggggtggggggtggggtgggggtttccTTTAATGGCAACCATGTTGGACCGTCCCATGACTAAGTGCATGTGGTTTACTGGTGAGAGAACCAACATCCGAGCCCCCGGTCACAGGAAAGCAAGCGCCTCTGAATCGCTCCCAAATGACTCACTCGCTGTCCCTCTAACTCATGCTTTTTCAAAGAAAGGACAACCGTCACTCTCGCCTGCCGAAGCCCCACCATGACCAAAGGCCAAAATGTAACCACCAGAAAGTGTCACCGGGCAACGGCAGCCGTCAGCTAGCAGTAGACGTCAATGGCAGTTGGAGTTTCTATTTTTACCCTGTTGACAGAAAATTTGTGAGGATTCGATGTATGGAGGATGAGATCCAGGaagaaaaaattgtattttaaaataatggccTGAGCTGCCCTCAAAACAGACTCCTGTTAGCTGCGGCTGCGCATCTTCTGGTCATCTATTCTGTCCGTGTCCACGGGCCAACAATCAATAGCAAATCAAACAACACGATGTCAGTTTCAGGCAGCTTCATAGGTCATGTTTTGAGGTAGCGACAATGAGATGAGGCGTAACTTCAGAGATATTTACGTAAAATACAGGCTGCGAAGTTCAACATCACGTCCATAGACTGTTAGCCAAAAAAACTGTGCAACCCATTCATTCACAGCTTTTCTTCCACTCCCCGcccgcctccccgcccccctccccacaacaccccaccctcccccccccgcccggcccaTCTGATAAAGACGTCTGACAGACTGAGCTCTGACTGGCCCAGACCTCCTGCGAATCTCAGGAGTAAACTGCCAGATGTCAGACAGATGCATCTCTGAGGTCATCGGCGCTCGCTCACTGTGTAGCTGCTGTTGCCTGGCTAACATAACCTCTGCAGCGTGTCCTTCCCACGTCCCCGCCAGCTAAGAGACTTACGCTGGAGGTAGGGTGAAGGCCAGCTGTACTACCAGTCCCCAGGGAGGTGTCTTGGCAGTAGATGGCAGTAACAGtgcccactccacccccccgtCACCACCCCCACAAGGGTCTCTTGTACTCCGAttgttttcctctcctctttccagGAGTGGGAGCTGGTGGTGCTGGGGAAGTTGAAGTGGAACCTGGCAGCCGTCACCCCCAACGACTTCATCGAACACATCATGAGGAAGCTTCCCCTGCCCAAGGAGAAGCTGACGCTCATTCGGAAGCACGTGCAGACCTTCATCGCGCTCTGCGCCACAGGTAGAGCTCAGCAGGTTCTGATCTGCTTGCATTTACGTGTCACAGGTGTTCTGGGTGGCACTTGTTTCCCTGAGGTAACAAGTCTTTATGCCTCGAAAGTACTGTGTATAGTTCCTTGGTAATTTCAAAGAGTGTGCATCACACAGGAAATACAAGACCAAGTGTTGGTAATACATCGAAATGTTTCAGTACCAGTCCTGTCATTGCCCTGTTGGTTTTACTCTTTCTGTGTCTCATTTTTCTCCTAAATAAAGAGACATAACCCACAATTCAATCCACAATCCAGTATTGGCCCCGAGAGCTTCTAGTTTTGGTGAAAAATCTTGACTTCATTAAGATGAACCAGATTAAAACTTATGTCATAGTACTCTTTTTCTTTGTCAACATACCAAGTAGCAAG is part of the Anguilla anguilla isolate fAngAng1 chromosome 7, fAngAng1.pri, whole genome shotgun sequence genome and encodes:
- the ccnd2a gene encoding G1/S-specific cyclin-D2a isoform X2, producing MNYLDRFLAVVRTRKSNLQLLGAVCMFLASKLKETRPLTAEKLCIYTDNSIKPQELLEWELVVLGKLKWNLAAVTPNDFIEHIMRKLPLPKEKLTLIRKHVQTFIALCATDFNFAMYPPSMIATGSFGAAICGLQLDDVDQALLGDNLTDLLAKIINTEVDCLKECQEQIERVLVSSLREGQQQQQQQQQEQAGPRNKALDELDQSSTPTDVRDINL